The Tenebrio molitor chromosome 3, icTenMoli1.1, whole genome shotgun sequence genome contains a region encoding:
- the Arl6IP1 gene encoding ADP-ribosylation factor-like protein 6-interacting protein 1 isoform X2, whose amino-acid sequence MADQEAQIRKLKHGLENWKEIALQGKKVFIWERQWHPTALVGGSTVLFMFLWLLDPSILTVVSVFGLCVTVSDYVIPSVASSFFKPEKWTARREKEFEELCTNIVLYKARLELTWSRYYKLKTTNRKLYFILTICGLSVLAWIGCTFNNLFLAYVLVTFLVLLPGMEHNGIISKCSEYVHNFLAEFLRQAKSKVDQEKKED is encoded by the exons ATGGCTGATCAG GAAGCGCAGATCAGGAAGCTGAAGCATGGGTTGGAGAATTGGAAGGAGATCGCGCTGCAAGGGAAGAAGGTTTTTATTTGGGAGAGGCAGTGGCACCCCACCGCCCTCGTCGGAG GTAGCACAGTCTTGTTCATGTTTTTGTGGTTGTTGGACCCCAGCATTTTGACGGTGGTGTCAGTATTCGGATTGTGCGTGACCGTCAGCGACTACGTTATACCGTCAGTCGCCAGTTCGTTCTTCAAACCGGAAAAATGGACAGCACGCAGAGAAAAGGAGTTTGAAGAGCTCTGCACAAACATCGTTTTGTACAAAGCCAGGTTGGAGCTGACCTGGTCGCGCTACTACAAGCTCAAAACCACAAACAGGAAATTG TATTTTATCTTGACGATTTGCGGTTTGAGCGTGTTGGCTTGGATCGGGTGCACCTTCAACAATTTGTTCTTGGCTTACGTTTTGGTAACTTTTTTGGTGTTGCTGCCGGGAATGGAGCACAACGGAATAATCAGCAAATGCAGCGAGTACGTGCACAACTTCCTGGCGGAGTTTTTGAGACAAGCCAAGTCAAAAGTTGACCAAGAGAAGAAAGAGGATTAG
- the Ref1 gene encoding THO complex subunit 4-A isoform X2 yields the protein MSGVIVEDREQQTTTSDHEFLGDVNSAWKHDLFEGYGPRKVAAARAVVQSNMGPTKLMVANLDFGVSDSDIQELFAEFGPLKSASVHYDRSGRSLGTADVIFERRSDAIKAMKQYNGVPLDGRAMNIQIITSEIPSPVRRGPTQTKFQNRSPRGATKTRPNRGRGGGGRNFRTPKKPPTAEELDAELDAYTKEMK from the exons ATGTCTGGAGTGATTGTGGAGGACAGAGAGCAACAAACCACGACGAGCGAtcatgaatttttg GGAGATGTGAACAGTGCTTGGAAGCACGATCTGTTCGAGGGCTACGGCCCGCGTAAAGTGGCCGCGGCCAGGGCCGTAGTCCAGTCCAACATGGGCCCCACCAAACTCATGGTGGCCAATTTAGACTTTGGAGTCTCGGACTCCGATATTCAGGAACTCTTTGCCGAGTTCGGGCCCTTGAAAAGCGCCTCCGTGCATTACGACCGCTCAGGGAGGTCACTCGGTACGGCCGACGTGATTTTTGAGAGGCGCAGTGACGCCATTAAGGCCATGAAGCAGTACAACGGAGTGCCGCTCGATGGCCGAGCCATGAACATACAAATCATCACATCTGAAATACCGTCACCGGTCAGAAGGGGACCCACTCAGACCAAGTTCCAGAACAGGAGTCCCAGAGGGGCCACCAAGACTCGACCCAACAGAG GTCGTGGCGGTGGAGGACGGAATTTCAGAACTCCTAAGAAACCACCCACAGCTGAAGAACTGGACGCCGAGTTGGACGCCTACACCAaggaaatgaaataa
- the Ref1 gene encoding THO complex subunit 4 isoform X1, translating into MVDNIDMSLDDIIKSNKPRRGARRGGRGGPRGGGAPRRGTFRRAGGVQRGRGRGGITRQYTRGDVNSAWKHDLFEGYGPRKVAAARAVVQSNMGPTKLMVANLDFGVSDSDIQELFAEFGPLKSASVHYDRSGRSLGTADVIFERRSDAIKAMKQYNGVPLDGRAMNIQIITSEIPSPVRRGPTQTKFQNRSPRGATKTRPNRGRGGGGRNFRTPKKPPTAEELDAELDAYTKEMK; encoded by the exons ATGGTCGATAACATTGACATGAGTTTAGACgatataataaaatcaaataagcCTCGCCGTGGCGCGCGGCGGGGCGGGCGCGGCGGCCCTCGCGGGGGCGGCGCGCCTAGACGAGGTACGTTCAGAAGAGCAGGCGGCGTCCAAAGGGGCCGAGGACGCGGAGGAATAACGCGCCAGTACACCCGG GGAGATGTGAACAGTGCTTGGAAGCACGATCTGTTCGAGGGCTACGGCCCGCGTAAAGTGGCCGCGGCCAGGGCCGTAGTCCAGTCCAACATGGGCCCCACCAAACTCATGGTGGCCAATTTAGACTTTGGAGTCTCGGACTCCGATATTCAGGAACTCTTTGCCGAGTTCGGGCCCTTGAAAAGCGCCTCCGTGCATTACGACCGCTCAGGGAGGTCACTCGGTACGGCCGACGTGATTTTTGAGAGGCGCAGTGACGCCATTAAGGCCATGAAGCAGTACAACGGAGTGCCGCTCGATGGCCGAGCCATGAACATACAAATCATCACATCTGAAATACCGTCACCGGTCAGAAGGGGACCCACTCAGACCAAGTTCCAGAACAGGAGTCCCAGAGGGGCCACCAAGACTCGACCCAACAGAG GTCGTGGCGGTGGAGGACGGAATTTCAGAACTCCTAAGAAACCACCCACAGCTGAAGAACTGGACGCCGAGTTGGACGCCTACACCAaggaaatgaaataa
- the LOC138127016 gene encoding ubiquitin-conjugating enzyme E2 S isoform X2: MSNNVENLSPQIIRRVVKEMESLVQKPPEGIKVQINDEDVTDIQAYIDGPAGTPYMSGVFKVKLTLGKGFPQEPPKAFFLTKIFHPNVAPNGEICVNTLKKDWKSDLGIKHILLTIKCLLIVPNAESALNEEAGKLLLEHYEDYSQRAKMMTEIHAQPQKISKESSGEGPLAKKHASDKNKQLTAEKKKILKDKKRTLKRL; this comes from the exons ATGTCAAACAATGTAGAGAATCTTTCGCCCCAAATCATACGGCGCGTGGTGAAAGAAATGGAAAGTCTAGTCCAGAAGCCACCCGAAGGCATCAAAGTTCAAATAAACGACGAGGACGTCACCGACATCCAAGCCTACATCGACGGCCCTGCAG GGACGCCGTACATGTCGGGCGTGTTCAAAGTGAAGCTGACCCTCGGGAAGGGCTTCCCGCAGGAGCCGCCCAAGGCCTTCTTCCTCACGAAGATTTTCCACCCGAACGTCGCCCCCAACGGCGAGATCTGCGTCAACACCTTAAAGAAGGACTGGAAGTCGGACCTCGGAATCAAACACATATTACTG ACCATCAAATGCCTCCTGATCGTGCCCAACGCTGAGTCAGCCCTGAATGAGGAAGCTGGCAAGCTGCTCCTCGAGCACTACGAGGACTACTCGCAGCGGGCCAAGATGATGACGGAAATTCACGCTCAA CCCCAGAAGATTTCCAAAGAGAGCAGCGGGGAGGGCCCCCTCGCCAAGAAGCACGCCAGcgacaaaaacaaacaactgACGGCAGAGAAGAAGAAAATACTGAAGGACAAGAAGAGGACGCTGAAGCGTTTATGA
- the Arl6IP1 gene encoding ADP-ribosylation factor-like protein 6-interacting protein 1 isoform X1, with product MADQAGDAFNERKYTHDFQAEQSYHDMRDYKFTYPSLMEAQIRKLKHGLENWKEIALQGKKVFIWERQWHPTALVGGSTVLFMFLWLLDPSILTVVSVFGLCVTVSDYVIPSVASSFFKPEKWTARREKEFEELCTNIVLYKARLELTWSRYYKLKTTNRKLYFILTICGLSVLAWIGCTFNNLFLAYVLVTFLVLLPGMEHNGIISKCSEYVHNFLAEFLRQAKSKVDQEKKED from the exons ATGGCTGATCAG GCTGGCGACGCTTTCAACGAACGTAAATATACGCACGACTTCCAAGCGGAACAGTCGTACCACGACATGAGAGACTACAAATTCACCTACCCCTCGCTAATG GAAGCGCAGATCAGGAAGCTGAAGCATGGGTTGGAGAATTGGAAGGAGATCGCGCTGCAAGGGAAGAAGGTTTTTATTTGGGAGAGGCAGTGGCACCCCACCGCCCTCGTCGGAG GTAGCACAGTCTTGTTCATGTTTTTGTGGTTGTTGGACCCCAGCATTTTGACGGTGGTGTCAGTATTCGGATTGTGCGTGACCGTCAGCGACTACGTTATACCGTCAGTCGCCAGTTCGTTCTTCAAACCGGAAAAATGGACAGCACGCAGAGAAAAGGAGTTTGAAGAGCTCTGCACAAACATCGTTTTGTACAAAGCCAGGTTGGAGCTGACCTGGTCGCGCTACTACAAGCTCAAAACCACAAACAGGAAATTG TATTTTATCTTGACGATTTGCGGTTTGAGCGTGTTGGCTTGGATCGGGTGCACCTTCAACAATTTGTTCTTGGCTTACGTTTTGGTAACTTTTTTGGTGTTGCTGCCGGGAATGGAGCACAACGGAATAATCAGCAAATGCAGCGAGTACGTGCACAACTTCCTGGCGGAGTTTTTGAGACAAGCCAAGTCAAAAGTTGACCAAGAGAAGAAAGAGGATTAG
- the LOC138127016 gene encoding ubiquitin-conjugating enzyme E2 S isoform X1 — protein MATAGTMSNNVENLSPQIIRRVVKEMESLVQKPPEGIKVQINDEDVTDIQAYIDGPAGTPYMSGVFKVKLTLGKGFPQEPPKAFFLTKIFHPNVAPNGEICVNTLKKDWKSDLGIKHILLTIKCLLIVPNAESALNEEAGKLLLEHYEDYSQRAKMMTEIHAQPQKISKESSGEGPLAKKHASDKNKQLTAEKKKILKDKKRTLKRL, from the exons ATGGCAACTGCTGGAACG ATGTCAAACAATGTAGAGAATCTTTCGCCCCAAATCATACGGCGCGTGGTGAAAGAAATGGAAAGTCTAGTCCAGAAGCCACCCGAAGGCATCAAAGTTCAAATAAACGACGAGGACGTCACCGACATCCAAGCCTACATCGACGGCCCTGCAG GGACGCCGTACATGTCGGGCGTGTTCAAAGTGAAGCTGACCCTCGGGAAGGGCTTCCCGCAGGAGCCGCCCAAGGCCTTCTTCCTCACGAAGATTTTCCACCCGAACGTCGCCCCCAACGGCGAGATCTGCGTCAACACCTTAAAGAAGGACTGGAAGTCGGACCTCGGAATCAAACACATATTACTG ACCATCAAATGCCTCCTGATCGTGCCCAACGCTGAGTCAGCCCTGAATGAGGAAGCTGGCAAGCTGCTCCTCGAGCACTACGAGGACTACTCGCAGCGGGCCAAGATGATGACGGAAATTCACGCTCAA CCCCAGAAGATTTCCAAAGAGAGCAGCGGGGAGGGCCCCCTCGCCAAGAAGCACGCCAGcgacaaaaacaaacaactgACGGCAGAGAAGAAGAAAATACTGAAGGACAAGAAGAGGACGCTGAAGCGTTTATGA